The Saxibacter everestensis genome has a window encoding:
- the aceB gene encoding malate synthase A: MTVTLTDNSPIDGADTILTPEALDFVEKLHARFAATRNELLARRVEDRRAAAAGGGLDFLTATKDVREGDWTVAAAPEKLTNRRVEMTGPASPVKMAINALNSGAKVWLADLEDASTPTWPNVIDAQLNLHGAARGQLSHTGKNGKQYALRTDAELATVVVRPRGWHLNENHVRIDGEPGIGALVDFGLHFFHNAEHLLATGSGPYYYLPKLESHLEARLWNDVFVFAQNELGIEQGTIRATVLIETIPAAFQMDEILYELRDHASGLNAGRWDYLFSIIKYFREAGAAFVMPDRASVAMTAPFMRAYTDLLVKTCHRRGAFAMGGMAAVIPNRREPDVTAQAFDKVRADKTREAKDGFDGSWVAHPDLVPICREVFDSVLDEKPNQLDRLREEVSVTPAQLLDVSSADGSVTEAGLRSNLYVAVAYTAVWLSGNGAVAIHNLMEDAATAEISRSQVWQQIHNQVVLSDTSHLVTVDLVRQLLAEETERLRGEVSEQTFADYYVPASKLIDELVTGDDFVEFLTLPAYELVS; this comes from the coding sequence ATGACAGTTACACTCACGGACAACTCGCCTATCGACGGCGCCGACACGATCCTCACGCCCGAGGCGTTGGATTTCGTGGAGAAGTTGCATGCCAGATTCGCTGCGACCCGCAACGAGTTGCTGGCCCGGCGCGTGGAGGATCGGCGGGCGGCCGCGGCAGGCGGTGGACTGGACTTCCTCACCGCGACCAAGGACGTGCGCGAAGGTGACTGGACGGTCGCTGCCGCGCCGGAGAAACTTACGAATCGCCGGGTTGAAATGACTGGCCCGGCCTCCCCGGTCAAAATGGCGATCAACGCCCTGAACTCGGGGGCGAAAGTCTGGCTGGCCGATCTCGAAGACGCCAGCACGCCCACCTGGCCGAACGTCATCGACGCGCAGCTCAACCTGCACGGTGCCGCGCGCGGTCAGCTGAGCCACACGGGCAAGAACGGTAAGCAGTACGCATTGCGCACGGATGCCGAGCTGGCGACCGTCGTCGTCCGCCCGCGCGGCTGGCACCTGAATGAGAATCACGTCCGGATTGACGGTGAGCCAGGAATCGGCGCCCTCGTCGACTTCGGGCTGCACTTCTTCCATAACGCCGAGCATCTGCTCGCCACCGGCAGTGGCCCGTACTACTACCTGCCGAAGCTTGAAAGCCATCTCGAGGCTCGGCTGTGGAACGACGTTTTCGTCTTTGCCCAGAATGAGCTTGGAATCGAGCAGGGCACGATTCGCGCCACCGTGCTGATCGAGACCATTCCTGCCGCATTCCAGATGGACGAGATCCTGTACGAGCTGCGCGATCACGCTTCTGGCCTGAACGCTGGCCGCTGGGACTACCTGTTCAGCATCATCAAGTACTTCCGGGAGGCCGGGGCCGCTTTCGTGATGCCAGACCGGGCGAGCGTTGCGATGACGGCTCCGTTCATGCGGGCGTACACCGATCTGCTGGTCAAGACCTGCCACCGTCGCGGGGCATTCGCGATGGGCGGCATGGCGGCGGTGATCCCGAATCGCCGGGAACCCGATGTCACCGCCCAGGCCTTCGACAAGGTACGGGCGGACAAAACCCGCGAAGCCAAGGATGGCTTCGATGGCTCCTGGGTCGCCCATCCCGATCTGGTGCCGATCTGCCGTGAGGTGTTCGATTCGGTCCTCGACGAGAAGCCCAACCAGCTCGACAGACTGCGTGAAGAGGTGAGTGTGACTCCGGCTCAGCTGCTGGACGTCAGCTCCGCCGACGGCAGTGTCACCGAGGCCGGGCTGCGGTCGAATCTGTATGTAGCCGTCGCATATACCGCCGTCTGGCTGTCCGGAAATGGCGCCGTGGCGATTCATAACCTGATGGAAGACGCCGCCACCGCTGAGATCTCCCGTTCACAGGTCTGGCAGCAGATTCACAACCAGGTGGTGCTGTCCGACACCTCGCACCTGGTCACCGTCGACCTGGTCCGCCAGCTGCTTGCCGAGGAGACCGAACGGCTGCGCGGCGAGGTCAGCGAACAGACCTTCGCCGACTACTACGTGCCGGCCAGCAAGCTGATTGACGAGCTGGTGACGGGCGATGACTTCGTCGAGTTCCTCACGCTTCCCGCCTACGAACTGGTGTCCTGA